The genomic window GAAAATGTTGCATGTCCACACGGAACATTCGGATCAACTGATGGGAATTACAGTGTAGATAAGGAATCACAAGACCAATTGCGTTGTACTTGCTAGTATCTCCATTTACTAACATGCAGCAGAGGTTTAAACAGAGAGATTAATCTTTGCCTTTGTTAATGATATGTTAATGATTGATTACCTTGTACTGTGTCAGACTGACGTTTCCTCTCTGGTAGGCCAGCATCAGCTCAGTGTTCTCTGCTCTTACATGGCTGTCCTTGGTCACAGCCTTAATCTGCTCAGACAGAtcactgtgggagagagagaggaaaacacatGAACCCCTGTATTCAACCTGTAAAGTTACAGCATTACTGTACTgttcacagacagagagagagagagagagagagagagagagagagagagagagagagagagagagagagagatgggggggtcaTGTTAACTTCTGTTTTCAACCTGTGATAAAGACTGTCTTACACACTGAGTGGTGATGGACATATGGATGAGAGGGGGAATGCCCACTGACATATAGGACAGCTGGGTGACATATCACTTTAAGGTGGAAAACCAACATGGGTCTATCAATGGAGGCTAACTGCTAATGGGGATAAGATACTGCAGGTGACGGCAAGTAGATCAGAGAAATAGACACCTACTCAGAAGAACACCCCATGAAACGCTGCCTCTTGCAAAAGCAGCATGTTTCTAAGACACTTACTAACACAAAAAACAGTTTGGTTTGTCTGAGATCTTCATATGCTTGGTAGAGACATGCACAGAGACAGCGTATGTTAACTGTCTGCTAAGTTCAATCAAAACACAGAAATCAGTAGCATGTACACTGCTGGCTGTAACAACAGCCTTACCTGTCTGTGAGCTCCACTTGTGTCTGCATCATCTTGTCTGTCTCCATATCTGTATTCACAACAGAGAAAACCATCAATATGACTGAGATAACACGGTGTCATACCGTCTGATCTATAACAGAGTACACCGTATAAACATGATATGTATGTTGACAATAAGCCTTTACAATGATCACACATCAGATACTTGCATGTTGCTATTTGACCCAAACAGGAATTGCAATGTCAGTTGCTATAGAAAGTTATGACTGAAAGCTATGACCCAGAAATGGCACAAAAGTCAAATTGTAAATCAGTTTTTTCACACACCAGTTCACAAGTTATACAATAGTTGGTCCTTTCTTTGTTGTTATATTCCCACAATGAGAGActgtcttctccttctctctttctttctttctttctttctttcttcctaaGTGTACAATCCTTATTTTGTGTGCCTCCTCTCCGGTCTCTACCTCTCTTTAtactgtcctcccctcctccctccctcccttcttctctttcACGGGTTAGCTGAGCTGAGAGAAACAGGAAGCAGTAAACCTGACTCAACAACAGCTCTGCTAGGAACAGCTATGGGAACATTGTGGAGGGAGGGACTAGGACTGAACATGACAGGGCAACTTTAGGAATACTAGTAATGGAAAactgggggaggagggacccGCGCTTAACATGACAAGGCAACTTTAGGAATAGAAATGGAAAACTGGAGGGAGGAGGGCCCAATGCTTAACATGACAGGGCAACTTTAGGAACATAAATCGAAAACTGGAGGGAGGGACCAGCGCTTAACATGACAGTGCAACTTTAGGAATATAAATGGAAAACTGGAGGGAGGGGGGACCAAGAGTAAACATGACTAACTTTTTTACCACCCTGGAAAGaagagggaggagtgagggaaTAGCAATGGACAACTGGGGAGTATGGAGGGACTAGGACTAATCATGACAGAGCAACTTTAGGAACAACATGGAATGGTGACAGGAATGTAGGCAAGGAGGAGGGATCAGAAGTCAGCACTAACTAAACATGACAGTGTAACTTCAGCACTCtggggagcagagggaggagtGTTGAAATCCAGACTCTGTGTAAACGACACAGCACAATCACATGACTATGGTGTGTTTTGTCAAGAAGTGGTAGTAATCTCATGTTTGATGATTCAAGTTTGCTACTTGAAGTTCGCTAGTTGGCTCTTTGTGTTAGGTTTACTgtccattatatatatatatatatatatatatatggggcggcagggtagcctagtggttagagcgttagactagtaaccgtaaAGGTTGCAAGCTCATATCCCGAGCtaataaggtacaaatctgtcattctgcccctgaacaggcagttaacccactgttcctaggctgtcattgaaaataagaatttgttcttaactgacttgcctagttaaataaaggtaaaaatatattACCATACATGTTAAAAAAAAAGGTAATGAAATACATGTGATTGAATACATTTTCCATAAACTCGTGAAATACTGTAAATTCCCTAACACTAAATGCAGAAGAGGTAAGAACAATTACCCAATGTACAAGTCACATTGTGGTTTATGTGTCATTAATTTTCTGATACATAGCAACATTTCATAATGGACTCGCTGACATTGCACTCTCCTGATGTTCAAGTGCAATGTCTAGCTCAAATAAGACAGAGTCACAGACACAGTGAACTTGAAGTCCACTGTCCAAATACACACTTAGAacaaagggttccaaaagggttctttggctcctatggggacagctgaagaaccctttaaggttatagCACCTTGTACTGTACTTTATAGTTGAGTATTATTTTGTTGAACTCCTCACCCTCCTTCCACTAGACTAACGTTAGTCTCTGtggatgtactgtacagtacattcaATTAGCATGGGTAAAGAAATATGAATAGACACCTGTTGGTTTAATTGTTAACAGTGTAACCTAAATACTCTCCACTGTTTCTGTACACACAGTGTGCTGCAATGCTGTTTGACTTCATCTCTGACTGCCAAgttcaacctccctctctctgtcacaacaAAGCTCTCAATCATGCCTGGAAATGGCAGTGGCAATTTGGCAATGATGTATCACTGAGAAGTAAACAACTATTACTATTTAATTCCCTCTTAGGTCTAATATCAGTTGATGATTCATATATGATATTGTTAATATGGGTATGCATTATAAGGGTATAATTATTCGATTTTGATGTCATAATATTTGATTTAAAGATTCATTTATTTAATGGAGAATAATCCATAACTGTAACTTTGTTGCAACCTGCAAGTCTGCAACAATGCAGCCAAATATATAGATTGCGTATGCTAAATTGTGGCAATAAAATAATTGGTCATAAAGTTTTAGGATGTGATTTTCATGCGGAAGCATTCAGCGATAAGAATATTGTTTTGACCGCTTACCGTGATTCAGCGACTATGTGGACGTGAGGGAAGGGGGAGCAAATGGGGTGAGAACGATTCGACCATTTCCTAAACATGAGTCCGCGGAATTTGTACTAGCAGGGACTCGCATTCCAATGGTGTTGAAATCATCCCACCAGCGAAGGAGACTTCAAATTCAGGAAATTATGGAGCAACGATTTACCACCCATAAATTGAGTAGAGTAGGCTAGCCTGACAGTCTGTGAGTAAAAACATATGAATTTAATCACACGGCAAAATTGTAACATACATTGCAATGTTTTGCAAATAATACTTTCACAAATAATACTGATTTTGTTACTCTTTGAAAAGTGTAGGCCAATGTCTCATTTTACGTAAACCATGCGCCTCCACCCACAGGGTGCGTTATCCTGCGCTTGTGAGCGCAGCAAACTTTGAACTCTTCAAAGATGGCGACAAGCGGTGGGTGAAGTTTGGAGATGGTCCATCAGTTCTTTGTCGACACATCGGAAAGCCAAAACGGAGCTCTTTTGATCAGCTACCAATTCGTTGTTGAAAAACACATAGCTATTTAATAATCGAAATTACCACGGGCGGTTGAGCAACATAGCCACCTCCGTACTGCGTTTACATTTGTGCGGAGCAGGTAGGCAGAGTGTTTGTTTAGAGGTGGTAGAATGCACCTGTTAGCAGGTCCAAATGCATATTTTTGCCAGTGTGCCAGCAGCTTCTTTGCAATAGTAGCCTATTCAGTATATTTGAACCTATACATTGTATCATGTTATGTGCATCGATTTTAATGTCTATATTACTGCCTCTCTTTCCCAGGTgtagaagatggagggagaggtgggcctTGTGACCAGTcgcagtcagagagagaagaaaagatcCTACAAAGATTtcctgagagaggaggatgaggatgttgACCTAGTGGCGGATGAGAAACAACTTGTTGTCAAAGAACGCAAATGCAAGAAGTCACACAAGAAGAAGAGGAGACATTCAGGTTTGGAACGCGGATACATCGTGAGCGTGACTATGAAATTTGGagcaatggcaccctgttccctacatagtgcactacttttgaccatggtcagatctagtgcactatgtaaggaatagggtgccatttgggacacatatctCCCTGTAATTTTGGCTCAATCTCATAGGTGCTTCATCCTTTCTGTACTCTTTACAGGTGACCACACCCACCCCCACAGTTGGACCAATGGCAGTGCAGGACCGGAGTTGTATGTTCTCTCCCATCACCAGTACGACCACCAGACCTGTGAATCACCAGACGAATGGTTGACAGAAGGGGAGAGATTTGAGGAAGTGAGTGAACAGGTGGGGTAAGTCTCCATTTTATGTCCTTGATTCCTTGCAGCCTCAGACTTTCTCCTCTAATGAGGTTTAAGAAGGAGTCAAGGAGAGAGGAATTGAGATTCACCTGGGGAATAAGGCCTCTTTCTGGAGATGGTTAGTAAGAGGAAGACCAAGTTGCCCTCTAGACACCGATCTAAGTTATGTCTAGCATTTCCCCACTAGTGATTAATGTTAAGGATATAGGGAGGGTgtactgatcctagatctgtgtctaaAATAGCAGCTTCTAGGCGTTATTGTGTAAAATGGACAGCAGAGGGCAGTGCTTGGTAAGTTTCCTTCCACTGATCTTCTTTTCTGCTTCTTACTCATCCCTTGTtttccccctgctcctctcccagAGTAGGGAGGAGTCTACCATGCCTTCGTTCTGGATGTACATGGACGACCAGCAGAACGAGATAAGAGCGGAGGCCTCTACAGCTAGTTGCAGTCTCATGACCCCTGATACCACAGACTCACCCATGTTGACAGGGCCTGAGGTAGACCCAGTGAACGCAGCGGCCCACCTACAGCTGCTGGGGGAATCGCTGTCTCACATTGGCCACCGGCTTCAGGGAACTAAGGTGGGCTGGTTGAACACTGTTGGCTTCATTGTCCTCACACTGAAAGGCTACTGAATACGGACATGTCATGCAAGAATTGTTCGATTGAAGTTGCTCATAGTTTGATGAATCTCGCTCTCTTTCGCCCTGACCCTCCCTTtatttctgtctctttccctgtcggtgtctctttctgtctctctctaggagatgATGGCAGTGTCAGgtagtctgtctgtgttactggaCTCTCTACTGTGTGCCCTGGCTCCCTTGGCCTGTCTCACTTCTCTGGTCCCCGAGCTACGCAGCTGCccttcacactcacacacactggtgaggcttacacacacacacacacacacacacacacacacacactcagtagctGTCAAATGATTAGGACCCTCACCACCAACTTCTGTTATCCCCATCTTTCTTCTAGGCAGAGACTCTGGACAACATTGCCTATGTGATGCCTGGTTTGTGAAGTCTGTCTGATGAAGAGAAGAGCCTTAACCAGGGCAAACAGGACGTTGTCATACTATGAAGATGTTCCTTCCTATCTGTTTGGGGCTTTTGAAGGGATGGGGGATAAGTAAGCCGTTTGTTTTAAGAGGGGCTTTTAAGCGAACGTCCCAATCTGCACGTCCCGCTCTACTTTACCTCCGAAGTTATCTGGGTTCATATTGAATTTGAAAGATAAACCATTTGTTCAATTAAAACGTGTTTTGTTCATGCACTCGTTTTGATATTTTTCCAACTTGGCAAGAGCTTTTAATCAACGGTTCATGGATTGTTCCAGATGAAATACTTTGACTATTTAAGAGAATCATTTCCACTTGTTGAGCTCTGACTCATCACGTAAGACTGTCAGTGTCTGTTCTCACAACAGCCACATGTTTTtagactgacaggatgtctaaAACACTGCAATGGGGTTGGTTCTATAACTATAAAACACTGCAGTGGGGTTGGTTCTATAACTAGTAAACACTGCAGTGAGTCTGGTTCTATAACTGTAAAACACTGCAGTGGGTCTGGTTCTATAACTGTAAGAAGTGTACAGTAACTCTAGAAGTGCCATGAATAGAGCCAATGTGATTCCTTGTTCTACATgtcagaggcatgtttgttctacgtAGCCTATTTCTCTGAACATTCCAAAACGTTGCGTCCTGCTGTACAGATATTCAACCACACCTGTAGAACTAATCTAGCTCATAATGTACcatcacatatacagtaccagtcaaacgtttggactcATTCCTGgctttttctttacttttactattttctatactgtgaaataatagtgaagactaaactgaaataacacatggaatcatgtagtaacccaaaaagttaagtcaaaatatattttatatttgagattcttcaaggtatccacccgttgccttgattaacagaatgtgactggcagaacggatgtggtatgtggaggatgagggctgcagtagatatctcagatagggggggagTGAGgactaagagggttttataaataagcatcaaccagtgggtcttgcgatgggtgtatagagatgaccagtttacagaggagtatagagtgcagtgatgtgtcctataaggagcattggtgacaaatctgatggccgacTGGTAAAGAACCTCCAGCCGCACCCTTACCTGCCTTGTTAAAAGGtcatttctggaatttctttccttaatgcctTTGtggcaatcagttgtgttgtgacaaggtagggatggtatacagaagatagcccaagtccatattatggcaagaacagctcaaataagcaaagagaaacgacagtccgtcactactttaagacaagcaggtcagtcaatctggaaaatttcaacagctttgaaagtttcttcaagtgtagtcgcaaaaactatcaagtgctatgatgaaactggctctcatgaggaccgccacaggaaaggaagacccagagttacctctgctgcagatgataagttcattacagttaccagcctcagaaactgcAGCGCAAATAAAgtcttcagagttcaagtaacagacacataatatcaactgttcagaggagctgtgtctatcaggccttcatggttgaattgctgcaaagaaaccactactaaaggacacaaataagaagaggagacttgcttgggccaagaaacacgagcaatggacattagaccggtcgaaacatgtcctttggtctgatgagtccaaatttgagatttttggttccaaccgccttgtctttgtgagacgcagagtaggtgaacggatgatctctgcatgtgtggttcccacagagaagcaacaggacaatgaccgtgaacacacctccaggctgtgtaagggctatttgaccaagaaggagagtgatggagttctgtatcagatgacctgacctccacaaacacccaacctcaaaccaactgagatggtttggaatgcagagtgaagaaaaaacagccaacaaatgctcagcatatgtgggaactccttcaagactgttggaaaagcattcctcatgaagccggttgagagaatgccaagagtgcaaagctgtcatcaaggcaaagggtggctatatgttttgatctgttaaacactttttggttactacatgattctgtatGTGTTACTTGGTGGTTTTGatgtccactattattctacattgtagaaaatagtaaaaataaagaaaaactcttgaatgagaaggtgtccaaacttttgactggtactgtagattggTACCCACTCTCTCCATCGCAGGCCATCGCCACCCATGTACCCCTCATTGGCTGTGGTGAACGTTTGGCATGAGTGTCACTGTTTACCACTCCGCCTCTCCACGGAATACCTGGTGGCCTCTGAACAATAGAGCCAGAGAATGTTGGTGTGTTTCAGCGTGCGTGTGACCGAGAAAGGGAGGGTGCACTAGGTAGACCGGTGACTCACTAATACCGACACTCCTTAATCCATGTAGTTTGGCCGTATTTAGAGGTTGATGAGGAAGGATAGGTGTTGCCATAACAGACTGATAGAGGTGAGGAGGGTTACACAGGAGAGACAAGCCGGTTCAGAGCGACTGGGTTCAtctgagagaaggaaggagaagaCACACAGGGATACAGACAGAAAACCCAGCAACCCATTCCAACAAACTCCTACCTGGGTAAGGGGGATACCTCAGTAGATTTAGGTGGTTGATGTGTGTACCGTGTATGTCAGTCAGGAGGGTTCTTAAAACGGAACAGATCATAGACTGTAAGGTATTTAAAAGCCTTGAATTTCTTCATATTTCACATGATCTAATCTAAATCAAAGACGCCTGTGAAAGGGAAGCtgttgctacagtactgtttctCCTACACCTCACGGAGGTCTTCATTTGACCTCAACCCCTGAGGCAATGCCACCCCGCCATGTGTAGGCAGTAAACGATATGGTTGTTTAAACTGATCATAATGCACAGGATCAGGTCTGTTCCAGTTTCGCTGCTAGGAGAACAGGAGTGTTAAGAGTTGACAGGACATGGTCGTCTGTGGTTAGAAACACGGGATATTAACAACAGGTTGTCAGGACGTATCTAACTGAAGTAGGCCTACATATGCTGCATATGTCGTACTGTTTGTGCGGTTTCTATGTTCTGGTGCTATGAGCTTGTAGTGTACATTGTGTGTTTGAGTATTACTCCACacgttgttctgaacagaatgtcGTTGGACAGGCCTGGCAGGGGTATGTCGTTGGACAGGCCTGGCAGGCGTGTGGGGGTGTGGCTGGAAATTGGTCACCCGTGCACatgatgcatgcacacacacacaaggaaagagagatggggggggaaaGTTTGACACTACACAGGCAGATCAGTGAACACAGACAATACCTCACCTGTAACTTGAATCTTTGCATCTCTGATACACACACATTCCAATTGAaagatagatacacacacaccagacgaCACACTGCTTCAAAGGTGTTCACTGACAGTAAGCATTTCTTTGTAACACCTCTTCTGGATTATTCTTTGAATGAT from Oncorhynchus clarkii lewisi isolate Uvic-CL-2024 unplaced genomic scaffold, UVic_Ocla_1.0 unplaced_contig_4447_pilon_pilon, whole genome shotgun sequence includes these protein-coding regions:
- the LOC139401985 gene encoding HMG domain-containing protein 4-like yields the protein MEGEVGLVTSRSQREKKRSYKDFLREEDEDVDLVADEKQLVVKERKCKKSHKKKRRHSGDHTHPHSWTNGSAGPELYVLSHHQYDHQTCESPDEWLTEGERFEESREESTMPSFWMYMDDQQNEIRAEASTASCSLMTPDTTDSPMLTGPEVDPVNAAAHLQLLGESLSHIGHRLQGTKEMMAVSGSLSVLLDSLLCALAPLACLTSLVPELRSCPSHSHTLAETLDNIAYVMPGL